In Streptomyces capitiformicae, one genomic interval encodes:
- a CDS encoding alpha/beta fold hydrolase: protein MSEGSAEAVEAVASAAAATAASADGIWRRAGIAGAAIGVVAAGAAAGVAIERLTVGRGMRRKARLALDSTGPYGALRGTPGKAYADDGTELYYEVDDVEPEGGLSSRRRRLFGRKAPAPVTVVFSHGYCLNQDSWHFQRAALRGVVRTVHWDQRSHGRSGRAAQTPDAAPVTIDRLGRDLKAVIDAAAPEGPIVLVGHSMGGMTVMALADHYPELIRERVVAVSLVGTSSGRLGEVNFGLPVAGVNAVRRVLPGVLKALGQQAALVERGRRATADLFTGIIKRYSFASRDVDPAVARFAERMIEGTPIDVVAEFYPAFTEHDKTEALTAFAGLPVLVLAGVKDLVTPSEHSEAIADALPDAELVLVPDAGHLVMLEHPELVTDRLADLLARAGAIPLTATVSGCDSASS from the coding sequence GTGAGCGAAGGCAGCGCGGAGGCCGTGGAGGCCGTCGCGAGTGCGGCCGCCGCCACGGCGGCCTCCGCCGACGGGATCTGGCGCAGGGCCGGAATCGCGGGGGCCGCGATAGGCGTGGTCGCCGCGGGCGCCGCCGCCGGTGTCGCCATAGAGCGGCTCACCGTCGGACGCGGCATGCGCAGAAAGGCCCGCCTCGCGCTCGACTCCACCGGCCCGTACGGCGCGCTGCGCGGCACCCCCGGCAAGGCGTACGCGGACGACGGCACCGAGCTGTACTACGAGGTCGACGACGTCGAGCCCGAGGGGGGCCTGTCCTCCCGCAGGCGCCGGCTCTTCGGCCGAAAGGCCCCGGCGCCGGTCACTGTCGTCTTCAGCCACGGCTACTGCCTCAACCAGGACTCCTGGCACTTCCAGCGGGCCGCGCTGCGCGGTGTCGTACGGACCGTGCACTGGGACCAGCGCAGCCACGGCCGCTCCGGGCGCGCGGCCCAAACGCCCGACGCGGCGCCGGTCACCATCGACCGGCTCGGGCGCGACCTGAAGGCCGTCATCGACGCGGCCGCGCCCGAGGGCCCCATCGTGCTCGTCGGGCACTCCATGGGCGGTATGACCGTCATGGCGCTGGCCGACCACTACCCCGAGCTGATCAGGGAACGGGTCGTCGCGGTCTCCCTGGTGGGTACGTCGTCGGGGCGGCTCGGCGAGGTCAACTTCGGGCTGCCGGTCGCGGGCGTCAACGCGGTGCGGCGGGTGCTGCCCGGCGTGCTGAAGGCGCTGGGGCAGCAGGCCGCGCTGGTGGAGCGGGGGCGGCGGGCCACCGCCGATCTGTTCACCGGGATCATCAAGCGGTACTCGTTCGCGTCCCGGGACGTCGACCCGGCGGTCGCGAGGTTCGCCGAGCGGATGATCGAGGGCACGCCGATCGACGTCGTCGCCGAGTTCTATCCGGCGTTCACCGAACACGACAAGACCGAGGCGCTGACGGCGTTCGCGGGACTGCCGGTGCTCGTGCTGGCCGGGGTCAAGGACCTCGTCACACCGAGTGAGCACAGCGAAGCAATCGCGGACGCGTTGCCGGACGCGGAGTTGGTGCTGGTGCCGGACGCCGGGCATCTGGTCATGCTGGAGCACCCGGAACTCGTCACCGACCGCCTCGCTGATCTGCTCGCCCGCGCGGGGGCGATACCGCTTACGGCTACCGTAAGTGGTTGTGACTCCGCCTCCTCCTGA
- a CDS encoding L,D-transpeptidase family protein, which produces MTIRQMASRRMTFRGVTALLALLTLLPVEGALADTAPPTPVPAPAPGPGSEQLVPGVPPGPNQPWSIDTPDQVLPPQVYEPGVEEEAIEPVEAVAGTYDLIEYVPLSEAAAIAQAQVSCTKLTGPYQKQVEQWLKRKKADAKQSSADCLAIRAFQLKHGIKPAIGFAGPVTWVRMQQLSAQKKPNAAGKCPERTYKVACVDLSRQLTWVQKGKKVVFGPVPMRSGRAQYPTRAGWHKVYWKHKNHWSTLYHQPMPYSQFFSGGQAFHAVYGSLYTEIGSMGCVNLRLADARALWGVLKKGDRVFVWGRRPGK; this is translated from the coding sequence ATGACCATCAGACAAATGGCGAGCAGGCGCATGACGTTCCGTGGTGTCACCGCGCTCCTCGCCCTGCTGACCCTCCTTCCCGTGGAAGGTGCCCTGGCCGACACCGCGCCGCCCACCCCCGTCCCCGCTCCCGCTCCCGGGCCCGGCAGCGAGCAACTCGTCCCCGGGGTGCCGCCCGGCCCCAACCAGCCCTGGTCGATCGACACGCCGGACCAGGTGTTGCCGCCGCAGGTGTACGAGCCGGGCGTCGAGGAGGAGGCGATCGAGCCGGTGGAGGCGGTGGCCGGGACGTACGACCTCATCGAGTACGTGCCGCTCAGCGAGGCGGCGGCCATCGCCCAGGCCCAGGTCTCCTGCACGAAGCTGACCGGGCCGTATCAGAAGCAGGTCGAGCAGTGGCTCAAGCGTAAGAAGGCGGACGCGAAGCAGTCGTCTGCGGACTGTCTCGCCATCCGGGCGTTCCAGCTCAAGCACGGCATCAAGCCGGCGATCGGGTTCGCGGGGCCGGTGACCTGGGTGCGGATGCAGCAGCTGTCCGCCCAGAAGAAGCCCAACGCGGCCGGGAAGTGCCCGGAGCGCACGTACAAGGTGGCGTGTGTGGATCTGTCTCGGCAGCTGACCTGGGTGCAGAAGGGGAAGAAGGTGGTGTTCGGGCCGGTGCCGATGCGGAGTGGGCGGGCGCAGTATCCGACGCGGGCCGGGTGGCACAAGGTCTATTGGAAGCACAAGAACCACTGGTCGACGCTGTACCACCAGCCCATGCCGTACAGCCAGTTCTTCAGTGGGGGGCAGGCGTTTCACGCGGTGTACGGGTCCCTTTACACGGAGATCGGGTCCATGGGGTGCGTGAATCTGCGGTTGGCGGATGCGCGGGCGTTGTGGGGGGTTCTGAAGAAGGGGGATCGGGTTTTCGTCTGGGGGCGGCGGCCGGGCAAATGA
- the alr gene encoding alanine racemase, which produces MSETAPLRSSPLRARAEIDLDALRANVRTLRALAPGAALMAVVKSDAYGHGAVRCARAAVEAGATWLGTATPEEALALRAAGLPGRIMCWLWTPGGPWREAVEADLDVSVSGMWALREVTEAARQAGVRARVQLKADTGLGRSGCQPDDWTELVDEALRAEADGVVSVTGLWSHFACADEPGHPSIEAQLTRFRAMVAYAEERGVRPEVRHIANSPATLTLPEAHFDLVRAGIAVYGISPSPELGSSADLGLRPVMRLSASLALVKHVSGGHGVSYGHHYVTPGDTTLGLVPVGYADGIPRHASGTGPVLVGGKWRTVAGRVAMDQFVVDLGGDEPAAGDEVVLFGTGDRGEPTAEDWAQAAGTIGYEIVTRIGTRVPRVYVNTGE; this is translated from the coding sequence ATGAGTGAGACAGCACCTCTGCGGAGCTCGCCGTTGCGGGCCCGCGCCGAGATCGATCTGGATGCCCTGCGGGCCAATGTGCGGACGTTGCGCGCGCTGGCGCCGGGTGCCGCCCTGATGGCCGTGGTCAAGTCGGACGCGTACGGCCATGGGGCGGTGCGGTGTGCGCGGGCGGCGGTCGAGGCGGGGGCGACCTGGCTGGGGACGGCGACGCCCGAGGAGGCGCTCGCGCTGCGGGCGGCGGGGCTGCCGGGGCGGATCATGTGCTGGCTCTGGACGCCGGGCGGGCCCTGGCGGGAGGCCGTCGAGGCCGACCTGGACGTCTCGGTCAGCGGCATGTGGGCGCTTCGGGAGGTCACGGAGGCGGCGCGGCAGGCGGGGGTACGCGCGCGCGTGCAGCTCAAGGCCGACACCGGACTCGGGCGGAGCGGGTGTCAGCCCGACGACTGGACCGAGCTCGTCGATGAAGCGCTGCGCGCGGAGGCGGACGGGGTCGTCTCGGTCACCGGGCTCTGGTCGCACTTCGCCTGCGCCGACGAGCCGGGCCATCCGTCCATCGAGGCCCAGCTCACCCGCTTCCGCGCGATGGTGGCGTACGCCGAGGAGCGGGGCGTGCGCCCCGAGGTGCGGCACATCGCCAACTCGCCCGCCACACTCACCCTCCCCGAGGCCCACTTCGACCTCGTACGGGCGGGAATCGCCGTCTACGGGATCTCACCCAGCCCGGAGCTGGGCAGTTCGGCCGACCTCGGGCTGCGCCCGGTGATGCGGCTCAGCGCCTCGCTCGCGCTCGTCAAGCATGTCTCCGGGGGCCACGGCGTCAGTTACGGGCACCACTACGTCACCCCGGGCGACACGACCCTCGGCCTGGTCCCCGTCGGCTACGCGGACGGTATCCCCCGGCACGCCTCCGGCACCGGGCCCGTGCTGGTCGGCGGCAAGTGGCGGACGGTCGCCGGGCGGGTCGCCATGGACCAGTTCGTCGTCGACCTCGGCGGGGACGAACCCGCCGCGGGGGACGAGGTGGTGCTGTTCGGGACGGGCGACCGGGGTGAGCCGACCGCCGAGGACTGGGCACAGGCGGCCGGAACCATCGGGTATGAGATCGTGACGCGGATCGGAACCCGCGTTCCGCGCGTCTATGTGAACACGGGTGAGTGA